From Xiphophorus couchianus chromosome 4, X_couchianus-1.0, whole genome shotgun sequence, a single genomic window includes:
- the LOC114143117 gene encoding dual specificity protein phosphatase MPK-4 isoform X2 has translation MGESMELAHSAGAASSTGSLERASMFCALASASLSSPGLPSPPVETLSKSKSSSRFSLFSPPWNSSSESDSNPPSRSGSKKLRNYSRRAATGPAGARAPDVLEPKRSGPEHFQYSEPVISKVTDYIYVGNLNAAYNGRTLCRNNIDSIIDMSSAPGEPAPSLSLIPCTCSRGSRHSWSRLKVDLGHMPDTLDEWPALKHCRFEDINECINASTEKRKRVLVHCRDGFSLAPMCIIQYLMVKQNMRLIAAYELLRAKYPVNIKECHQNVLVSLERALWPGGEVDPECFRQALSRKLAWT, from the coding sequence ATGGAGCTGGCCCACAGTGCAGGAGCGGCCAGCAGCACAGGTTCCCTGGAGCGAGCCTCCATGTTCTGCGCGTTGGCATCGGCCTCTCTGTCCAGTCCTGGCCTGCCCAGCCCCCCCGTGGAGACCCTCAGCAAGAGCAAATCCTCCAGCCGCTTCTCTCTCTTCTCCCCTCCATGGAACAGCAGCTCTGAGTCTGACTCCAACCCGCCATCTCGCTCGGGCTCCAAGAAGCTGCGCAACTACAGCCGGAGAGCAGCCACGGGGCCGGCAGGGGCCCGTGCCCCCGATGTGCTCGAGCCCAAACGGAGCGGCCCTGAACACTTCCAGTACTCTGAGCCGGTCATTTCCAAAGTGACGGACTACATCTACGTGGGCAACCTGAACGCGGCGTACAATGGCCGCACCCTGTGTCGCAACAACATCGACAGCATCATCGACATGAGCAGCGCGCCTGGAGAGCCGGCCCCCTCCCTCAGCCTCATCCCCTGTACCTGCTCCCGCGGGTCCCGGCACAGCTGGTCACGCCTCAAGGTGGACCTGGGGCACATGCCGGACACGCTGGACGAGTGGCCAGCTCTAAAGCACTGCCGCTTTGAGGACATCAACGAGTGCATAAACGCATCCACGGAGAAGAGGAAGCGCGTGCTGGTCCACTGCCGGGACGGGTTCTCTCTAGCGCCCATGTGCATCATCCAGTACCTGATGGTGAAGCAGAACATGAGGCTAATTGCTGCTTATGAGCTGCTGAGAGCCAAGTACCCAGTCAACATTAAGGAGTGTCACCAGAACGTTCTAGTGAGTCTGGAGCGAGCCCTGTGGCCCGGCGGGGAGGTGGACCCTGAGTGCTTCAGACAGGCTCTGTCCCGCAAGCTGGCCTGGACATGA
- the LOC114143117 gene encoding uncharacterized protein LOC114143117 isoform X1, whose product MDTEDGWTTELTADELRKTKVLCRHDGRIGSCPDLAMSRSEHTNARHVPVALTPQLPLRAHRPLCASVSSDSSGRFKALETQEWKNNLKAQMELAHSAGAASSTGSLERASMFCALASASLSSPGLPSPPVETLSKSKSSSRFSLFSPPWNSSSESDSNPPSRSGSKKLRNYSRRAATGPAGARAPDVLEPKRSGPEHFQYSEPVISKVTDYIYVGNLNAAYNGRTLCRNNIDSIIDMSSAPGEPAPSLSLIPCTCSRGSRHSWSRLKVDLGHMPDTLDEWPALKHCRFEDINECINASTEKRKRVLVHCRDGFSLAPMCIIQYLMVKQNMRLIAAYELLRAKYPVNIKECHQNVLVSLERALWPGGEVDPECFRQALSRKLAWT is encoded by the exons GTTCTTGTCCTGATCTAGCCATGAGTAGGAGTGAGCACACTAATGCCAGGCATGTTCCTGTGGCCCTCACTCCCCAGCTCCCTCTCAGAGCCCATCGGCCCCTGTGCGCGTCGGTCTCCTCCGACAGCAGCGGCCGCTTCAAGGCTTTGGAGACTCAGGAGTGGAAGAACAACCTCAAAGCTCAg ATGGAGCTGGCCCACAGTGCAGGAGCGGCCAGCAGCACAGGTTCCCTGGAGCGAGCCTCCATGTTCTGCGCGTTGGCATCGGCCTCTCTGTCCAGTCCTGGCCTGCCCAGCCCCCCCGTGGAGACCCTCAGCAAGAGCAAATCCTCCAGCCGCTTCTCTCTCTTCTCCCCTCCATGGAACAGCAGCTCTGAGTCTGACTCCAACCCGCCATCTCGCTCGGGCTCCAAGAAGCTGCGCAACTACAGCCGGAGAGCAGCCACGGGGCCGGCAGGGGCCCGTGCCCCCGATGTGCTCGAGCCCAAACGGAGCGGCCCTGAACACTTCCAGTACTCTGAGCCGGTCATTTCCAAAGTGACGGACTACATCTACGTGGGCAACCTGAACGCGGCGTACAATGGCCGCACCCTGTGTCGCAACAACATCGACAGCATCATCGACATGAGCAGCGCGCCTGGAGAGCCGGCCCCCTCCCTCAGCCTCATCCCCTGTACCTGCTCCCGCGGGTCCCGGCACAGCTGGTCACGCCTCAAGGTGGACCTGGGGCACATGCCGGACACGCTGGACGAGTGGCCAGCTCTAAAGCACTGCCGCTTTGAGGACATCAACGAGTGCATAAACGCATCCACGGAGAAGAGGAAGCGCGTGCTGGTCCACTGCCGGGACGGGTTCTCTCTAGCGCCCATGTGCATCATCCAGTACCTGATGGTGAAGCAGAACATGAGGCTAATTGCTGCTTATGAGCTGCTGAGAGCCAAGTACCCAGTCAACATTAAGGAGTGTCACCAGAACGTTCTAGTGAGTCTGGAGCGAGCCCTGTGGCCCGGCGGGGAGGTGGACCCTGAGTGCTTCAGACAGGCTCTGTCCCGCAAGCTGGCCTGGACATGA